In one window of Microbacterium natoriense DNA:
- the rhaI gene encoding L-rhamnose isomerase → MSVLTPEIQSALADQAIELPSWAFGNSGTRFKVFGTPGTPRDPFEKIADAAQVHRYTALAPSVALHIPWDLVDSFDDLRRHAEDLGVSLGTINSNTFQDDDYKFGALTHEDVAVRRKAIDHHLACIDVMDATGSRDLKIWLAEGSNYPGQADMRGRQDRLHESLQEIYARLGDEQRLVLEYKFFEPAFYHTDVPDWGTSYAQVAALGDKASVCLDTGHHAPGTNIEFIVMQLLRLGKLGSFDFNSRFYADDDLIVGAADPFQLFRIIVEVIRGGGLNNPDVAFMLDQCHNVEDKIPGQIRSVLNVQEMTARALLLDREALAVAQRSGDVLEAHRLFMDAFYTDVRPALAEWRESRGLPGDPMKAFADSGYLAEIATDRVGGVQAGWGA, encoded by the coding sequence ATGTCCGTCCTCACCCCCGAGATCCAGTCCGCCCTCGCGGATCAGGCGATCGAGCTGCCCAGCTGGGCGTTCGGCAACTCCGGCACCCGCTTCAAGGTGTTCGGAACGCCGGGAACGCCGCGCGACCCCTTCGAGAAGATCGCGGATGCCGCGCAGGTGCACAGGTACACGGCTCTCGCCCCCTCGGTCGCGCTGCACATCCCGTGGGATCTCGTGGACTCCTTCGACGACCTGCGCCGTCATGCCGAGGACCTCGGCGTCTCGCTCGGCACGATCAACTCGAACACGTTCCAGGACGACGACTACAAGTTCGGCGCCCTCACCCATGAAGACGTCGCGGTGCGACGCAAGGCCATCGATCACCATCTCGCCTGCATCGACGTGATGGATGCGACGGGGTCGCGCGACCTGAAGATCTGGCTCGCCGAGGGGTCGAACTACCCCGGCCAGGCAGACATGCGCGGCCGTCAGGATCGACTGCACGAGTCGCTGCAGGAGATCTACGCGCGACTCGGAGACGAGCAGCGACTGGTTCTCGAGTACAAGTTCTTCGAACCGGCGTTCTACCACACCGACGTGCCGGACTGGGGCACGTCCTACGCGCAGGTCGCGGCCCTCGGCGACAAGGCGTCGGTCTGCCTCGACACGGGTCACCACGCGCCGGGCACGAACATCGAGTTCATCGTCATGCAGCTGCTGCGCCTCGGCAAGCTCGGATCGTTCGACTTCAACTCGCGCTTCTACGCGGATGACGACCTGATCGTCGGCGCGGCCGACCCGTTCCAGCTGTTCCGCATCATCGTCGAGGTCATCCGGGGCGGAGGGCTGAACAACCCCGACGTGGCCTTCATGCTCGACCAATGCCACAACGTCGAAGACAAGATCCCCGGGCAGATCCGCTCGGTGCTGAACGTGCAGGAGATGACGGCACGCGCACTGCTCCTCGACCGCGAGGCACTCGCCGTCGCACAGCGCTCCGGCGACGTGCTCGAGGCCCACCGCCTCTTCATGGACGCGTTCTACACCGACGTCCGCCCCGCCCTCGCAGAGTGGCGCGAGAGCCGCGGCCTCCCCGGCGACCCGATGAAGGCCTTCGCCGACTCCGGCTACCTCGCCGAGATCGCGACCGACCGCGTGGGCGGCGTGCAGGCCGGCTGGGGCGCCTGA
- a CDS encoding L-rhamnose mutarotase: MSTTSRVCFRLQVRPELLDEYRARHCPVWPEMLAEIAASGRRNYSLFLGDDGMLVGYYETDDDAAAQAYLAASETAARWESEMSRFFVDLTGRPDQAAAPLIEVFNLAAQLSAIDTITESE, encoded by the coding sequence ATGTCAACCACGTCCCGCGTGTGCTTCCGACTGCAGGTGCGCCCCGAGCTACTCGACGAGTACCGTGCACGCCACTGCCCCGTCTGGCCCGAGATGCTCGCCGAGATCGCGGCGTCCGGTCGCCGCAACTACTCGCTGTTCCTCGGCGACGACGGCATGCTGGTCGGCTACTACGAGACAGACGACGATGCCGCCGCACAGGCGTACCTCGCTGCGTCCGAGACTGCCGCACGGTGGGAATCGGAGATGAGCCGCTTCTTCGTCGATCTCACCGGACGCCCCGATCAGGCCGCAGCACCCCTCATCGAAGTGTTCAACCTCGCGGCACAGCTGTCCGCAATCGACACCATCACAGAAAGCGAGTGA